From one Brachypodium distachyon strain Bd21 chromosome 4, Brachypodium_distachyon_v3.0, whole genome shotgun sequence genomic stretch:
- the LOC100824729 gene encoding uncharacterized protein LOC100824729 isoform X1, translating into MAAAVTPKTLEVFTAYTLQSSRGCLSTARRPLTSPPYADLRAPAVASSPRPGGTRSWTQATKPVLRPRAAAASSAATAAEGMSDPELRLVLELATNEELLEFEEILYGTSYFSPLIKSIAKRPNSDSVVALDDIEERDIFISKLESRFLYLAADARSIIRGWRPSYRHVLLQVRRKLSVRCSSKLCTADLEAEIFLHLLDEYLSHQKGSLSFPWDKQKSAKENSSLGLNNWKVLTDAAWRIGAKGLESTFLKGGSALTLKTIYESLAKRLSGKLLMEKANYEIKKELVKQGGRLAAVNLESRVGLLAAKQGLARAASRYVGLRSVMTLLGPIMWGTLLADIVVQMLGTDYVRIVQAIYAFAQIRLTRSCYTESHEE; encoded by the exons atggcggccgccgtcaCGCCCAAAACACTTGAAGTCTTTACCGCCTACACTTTACAGTCCTCGCGCGGCTGCCTATCCACAGCCCGGCGGCCCCTAACCTCGCCGCCCTATGCCGACCTCCGCGCTCCTGCGGTCGCATCCTCTCCTCGCCCCGGCGGTACCCGCAGCTGGACTCAGGCCACCAAGCCGGTTCTCCGTCCCCGGGCGGCTGCTGCGTCCTCCGCGGCGACCGCGGCAGAAG GCATGTCTGACCCGGAGCTGAGGCTGGTGCTCGAGCTCGCCACCAACGAGGAGCTGCTGGAATTCGAGGAGATCCTCTATGGTACCAG CTATTTCAGTCCATTAATAAAATCAATTGCAAAAAGACCGAATTCAGATTCTGTTGTTGCTTTGGATGATATCGAGGAGAGAGATATTTTCATCTCAAAATTAGAGTCGAGGTTCCTCTATCTTGCTGCAGATGCCCGCTCAATTATAAG GGGCTGGAGGCCATCATACAGGCATGTCTTACTTCAAGTAAGGAGAAAACTCAGTGTTCGATGCTCTAGTAAACTTTGTACTGCAGACCTTGAGGCAGAAATATTTCTTCACCTCCTGGATGAATATTTGAG CCATCAGAAAGGATCACTCTCATTTCCATGGGATAAACAGAAATCTGCAAAAGAAAACTCCAGCCTAGGGTTAAATAACTGGAAGGTTCTTACAGATGCTGCTTGGAGAATTGGAGCGAAGGGCCTGGAAAGTACCTTCTTAAAG GGTGGCAGTGCATTGACTCTGAAAACAATCTATGAATCG TTAGCCAAGAGATTATCTGGAAAACTGCTGATGGAGAAAGCTAATTATGAGATAAAGAAAGAACTTGTTAAGCAG GGTGGACGATTAGCTGCTGTTAACCTAGAGTCTAGAGTTGGCTTGCTTGCAGCTAAGCAG GGTTTGGCTCGTGCAGCGTCCAGATATGTTGGTCTTAGGAGTGTGATGACTCTACTTGGACCAAT AATGTGGGGTACACTCTTGGCTGATATTGTGGTTCAGATGCTTGGGACGGATTATGTTAGGATCGTGCAGGCAATCTATGCTTTTGCTCAG ATTCGGCTCACTCGGTCATGTTACACAGAATCTCATGAAGAATGA
- the LOC100837730 gene encoding PHD finger protein PERSISTENT TAPETAL CELL 1, with the protein MAAKMVINLGSSRRRKRGEVLFRFESFCQPGYPAQLAGPFRDNVRTLLGLAHLEAGVQGETRCWSFQLELQRHPPTVVRLFIVEEEVAASPRRQCHLCRLIGWGRHLICSKRFHFLLPKRESTVETDGLCYGISSSHGGGGTEKASSKGGTGTASSRGHLLHGVVHLNGYGHLVGLHGFEGGSDFVSGHQIMDLWDRICSALHVRKVSLVDTARKGHMVLRLLHGVAYGDTWFGRWGYRYGRPSYGVTLQSYQQSLHALQSVPLCVLVPHLACCFGQELPMVVTKYQAISGHKLLDLGDLLRFMLELRTRLPATSVTAMDYRGIMSDASCRWSAKRVDMAARAVVDALRRPASASDRAPGMPAAPRWVTRQEVRDAARAYIGDTGLLDFVLKSLGNHIVGNYVVRRAMNPVTKVLEYCLEDVSSVLLSHGGKMRVRFHLTRAQLMRDLVHLYRHVLKEPPTQLPLTASAGSGAAAFGAIPVAVRRVLDVKHLVKDYHEAIMAAATANNSVGGIVGHVYVNMCCTLVVRDGSPELVPPYETVTVPAHATVGELKWEVQRLFRDMYLALRTFTAESVVGIGIGPQQEASPVLGLIGVGSTVVVEGVVGSLQPAEEEEESDEQRNGAVCEGSDGERVVDCACGADDDDGERMACCDICEAWQHTRCAGVADADDVPHVFLCSRCDNDVLSFPSFNC; encoded by the exons ATGGCGGCTAAGATGGTGATCAACCTGGGGAGCTCGCGGCGGAGGAAGCGCGGGGAGGTGCTGTTCCGGTTCGAGTCCTTCTGCCAGCCCGGCTACCCGGCCCAGCTCGCCGGGCCCTTCCGGGACAACGTCAGGACCCTCCTGGGCTTGGCCCACCTGGAGGCCGGCGTCCAGGGCGAGACCAGGTGCTGGTCGTTCCAGCTCGAGCTGCAGCGCCACCCGCCCACCGTCGTCAGGCTCTTCatcgtcgaggaggaggtcgccgcctcgccgcgccgccagtGCCACCTCTGCCGTCTCATCG GTTGGGGTCGGCACCTGATATGCAGCAAGAGGTTTCACTTCTTGTTGCCCAAGAGGGAATCCACGGTGGAAACTGATGGGCTGTGCTACGGgatcagcagcagccacggcggcggcggcaccgagAAAGCGTCGTCCAAAGGGGGGACGGGGACGGCTAGCTCCAGGGGACACCTGCTCCACGGCGTCGTGCACCTCAACGGCTACGGCCACCTGGTCGGCCTCCACGGCTTCGAGGGCGGCTCCGACTTCGTCTCCGGCCACCAGATCATGGACCTATGGGACCGCATATGCTCAGCCTTACACGTAAG GAAGGTGAGCCTTGTGGACACGGCGAGGAAGGGGCACATGGTGCTGAGGCTGCTGCACGGCGtggcgtacggcgacacctgGTTCGGGCGGTGGGGTTACAGGTACGGGCGGCCGAGCTACGGCGTGACGCTGCAGTCGTACCAACAGTCCCTCCACGCGCTCCAGTCCGTCCCGCTCTGCGTGCTGGTGCCGCACCTGGCGTGCTGCTTCGGCCAGGAGCTCCCCATGGTGGTGACCAAGTACCAGGCCATCAGCGGCCACAAGCTGCTCGACCTCGGCGACCTCCTGCGCTTCATGCTCGAGCTGCGCACCCGCCTCCCGGCCACCTCCGTCACGGCCATGGACTACCGCGGCATCATGTCGGACGCGTCGTGCCGCTGGTCGGCCAAGCGCGTGGACATGGCGGCCCGCGCCGTCGTGGACGCGCTCCGCCGgcctgcctccgcctccgaccGCGCCCCGGGCATGCCCGCCGCTCCCCGGTGGGTCACGCGGCAGGAGGTGCGcgacgcggcgcgcgcgtaCATCGGCGACACGGGGCTCCTCGACTTCGTGCTCAAGTCCCTCGGGAACCACATCGTGGGCAACTACGTGGTGCGGCGCGCCATGAACCCCGTGACCAAGGTGCTCGAGTACTGCCTGGAGGACGTGTCCAGCGTGCTCCTGAGCCACGGCGGCAAGATGAGGGTGCGGTTCCACCTCACGAGGGCGCAGCTGATGAGGGACCTGGTGCACCTGTACCGGCACGTGCTCAAGGAGCCGCCGACCCAGCTGCCGctcaccgcctccgccggctcAGGCGCCGCGGCGTTCGGCGCGATCCCCGTGGCGGTGAGGAGGGTCCTGGACGTCAAGCACTTGGTCAAGGACTACCACGAAGCGATCATGGCCGCCGCGACGGCCAACAACAGCGTCGGAGGAATCGTGGGTCACGTGTACGTGAACATGTGTTGCACCCTGGTGGTGAGGGACGGGAGCCCGGAGCTGGTTCCCCCCTACGAGACGGTGACCGTGCCGGCGCACGCCACGGTGGGGGAGCTCAAGTGGGAAGTGCAGAGGCTGTTCAGGGACATGTACCTCGCTCTCAGGACCTTCACGGCCGAGTCCGTCGTGGGGATCGGGATCGGCCCGCAGCAGGAGGCCAGCCCGGTGCTCGGGCTCATCGGCGTCGGGAGCACCGTCGTGGTCGAAGGCGTCGTTGGCTCGCTGCAGCccgctgaggaggaggaggagagcgacGAGCAGAGGAACGGAGCGGTGTGCGAGGGGAGCGACGGCGAGCGGGTGGTGGACTGCGCGTGCggcgcggacgacgacgacggcgagcgcaTGGCGTGCTGCGACATCTGCGAGGCGTGGCAGCACACGCGATGCGCGGGGGTCGCGGACGCCGACGACGTCCCGCACGTCTTCCTCTGCAGCCGCTGCGACAACGACGTGCTCTCCTTCCCGTCCTTCAACTGCTAG
- the LOC100824729 gene encoding uncharacterized protein LOC100824729 isoform X2, which translates to MAAAVTPKTLEVFTAYTLQSSRGCLSTARRPLTSPPYADLRAPAVASSPRPGGTRSWTQATKPVLRPRAAAASSAATAAEGMSDPELRLVLELATNEELLEFEEILYGTSYFSPLIKSIAKRPNSDSVVALDDIEERDIFISKLESRFLYLAADARSIIRGWRPSYRHVLLQVRRKLSVRCSSKLCTADLEAEIFLHLLDEYLSHQKGSLSFPWDKQKSAKENSSLGLNNWKVLTDAAWRIGAKGLESTFLKGGRLAAVNLESRVGLLAAKQGLARAASRYVGLRSVMTLLGPIMWGTLLADIVVQMLGTDYVRIVQAIYAFAQIRLTRSCYTESHEE; encoded by the exons atggcggccgccgtcaCGCCCAAAACACTTGAAGTCTTTACCGCCTACACTTTACAGTCCTCGCGCGGCTGCCTATCCACAGCCCGGCGGCCCCTAACCTCGCCGCCCTATGCCGACCTCCGCGCTCCTGCGGTCGCATCCTCTCCTCGCCCCGGCGGTACCCGCAGCTGGACTCAGGCCACCAAGCCGGTTCTCCGTCCCCGGGCGGCTGCTGCGTCCTCCGCGGCGACCGCGGCAGAAG GCATGTCTGACCCGGAGCTGAGGCTGGTGCTCGAGCTCGCCACCAACGAGGAGCTGCTGGAATTCGAGGAGATCCTCTATGGTACCAG CTATTTCAGTCCATTAATAAAATCAATTGCAAAAAGACCGAATTCAGATTCTGTTGTTGCTTTGGATGATATCGAGGAGAGAGATATTTTCATCTCAAAATTAGAGTCGAGGTTCCTCTATCTTGCTGCAGATGCCCGCTCAATTATAAG GGGCTGGAGGCCATCATACAGGCATGTCTTACTTCAAGTAAGGAGAAAACTCAGTGTTCGATGCTCTAGTAAACTTTGTACTGCAGACCTTGAGGCAGAAATATTTCTTCACCTCCTGGATGAATATTTGAG CCATCAGAAAGGATCACTCTCATTTCCATGGGATAAACAGAAATCTGCAAAAGAAAACTCCAGCCTAGGGTTAAATAACTGGAAGGTTCTTACAGATGCTGCTTGGAGAATTGGAGCGAAGGGCCTGGAAAGTACCTTCTTAAAG GGTGGACGATTAGCTGCTGTTAACCTAGAGTCTAGAGTTGGCTTGCTTGCAGCTAAGCAG GGTTTGGCTCGTGCAGCGTCCAGATATGTTGGTCTTAGGAGTGTGATGACTCTACTTGGACCAAT AATGTGGGGTACACTCTTGGCTGATATTGTGGTTCAGATGCTTGGGACGGATTATGTTAGGATCGTGCAGGCAATCTATGCTTTTGCTCAG ATTCGGCTCACTCGGTCATGTTACACAGAATCTCATGAAGAATGA